From Anoplopoma fimbria isolate UVic2021 breed Golden Eagle Sablefish chromosome 11, Afim_UVic_2022, whole genome shotgun sequence, one genomic window encodes:
- the LOC129098068 gene encoding ADP-ribosylation factor-like protein 4D: MGNQLTEIAPTTPFLPSFQSLHVVVIGLDSAGKTSLLYRLKLREFVETIPTKGFNMERIKVPMGNSKTNSTAFQVWDVGGQEKLRPLWKSYTRRTDGLVFVVDAAEAERMQEAKSELHRITRLSENQMVPVLVLANKQDLDGALSALEVEKGLGLHELSSSTLHHTQGCSALNGQGLQPGLEKLYDMILKRKKMLRHSKKKR; this comes from the exons ATGGGAAACCAGTTAACAGAAATTGCCCCTACCACCCCGTTCCTCCCAAGCTTCCAATCTTTACACGTCGTGGTGATCGGTTTGGACTCAGCGGGGAAAACCTCCCTCCTCTACAGACTCAAGCTGCGGGAGTTCGTTGAGACGATCCCCACCAAAGGCTTCAACATGGAGCGGATTAAAGTGCCCATGGGGAACTCCAAAACCAACAGCACCGCGTTCCAGGTGTGGGACGTGGGCGGTCAGGAGAAACTGAGGCCCCTCTGGAAGTCGTACACAAGGCGGACGGACGGGCTAGTGTTCGTTGTGGACGCAGCCGAGGCAGAGCGCATGCAGGAGGCCAAGTCGGAGCTCCACCGGATCACCCGGTTGTCTGAGAACCAGATGGTGCCGGTGCTGGTTCTGGCAAACAAACAGGACCTGGATGGAGCCTTGTCAGCTTTAGAG GTGGAGAAGGGTCTGGGTCTCCACGAGCTAAGCTCGTCCACGCTGCACCACACACAGGGCTGCTCGGCGCTGAATGGTCAGGGCCTGCAGCCCGGCCTGGAGAAACTCTACGATATGAtcctgaagaggaagaagatgctGCGACACagcaagaagaagagatga